In Pseudomonadota bacterium, the genomic window CATCATGCCTGGGTTCGTCGAGCCGCACACCCACATCGACGTGGGCGCAACCAACCTGGCCATGGTGCAGTGCGGCTCCGAGCAGCCGGGCGGGCTTCCGCGTGCCCAGACCATCGCGCGTCTCAAAGCCGCGGTGACGAAGGTCCCCGCGGGCGGATGGCTGCTCGGCAACGGCTTCGACCCGTCACGCACCACGCCGCTGTGGGCCGACCTCAGCGTTCACGATCTCGACGGCATCTCGACCACCGTGCCCATTCTCGTGCTCAACGCGTCGGGCCACATCGCCTACGTGAACCACCGCGCCTATGCGCTGGCCGGCATCACCGACAAGACGCCGAACCCACCCAGCGGTCGCTACGGCCACGACAAGCAGGGGCACCTAGATGGACGGCTCTACGAGCCCACCTCGTACACCGCGTTCATGGCGAAGGTGCCCACCCCTTCCCCGCAGGAGCTGCGCGCCCAGTTCCTGCGCGTGTACAAGATATTCAACGCGAGCGGCGTCACCACGGTGGGCGATCTCAACACCGGCGCGGTTGCGGGGGTCGCGCCAGAGGTGGCGATCCTGCGGTCGCTTGCGGCCGAGGCGCCGGTGCGCGTGCGCTGCTACCTCGCCTATATCGCCCTGCAGGGCAAGACCCCGCCGGTGAAGCCGTTCGAAGGCGATGACAAGCTCAAGTTCATCGGCTTGAAGCTCACCATGGACGGCTCGACCCAGGGGTTCACCGCCGCGCTCACCCAGCCGTACCTGCACACCTCTGACAAGGGCGAGCTCGACTGGCCGTCGCTGCCGAAGCTGCTGGCGTCGGTGAAGCCCTACTTCGATGCCGGCTGGCAGTTCTCATGTCACGCGAACGGTGACCGCGCCCTCGACCAGGGCCTGGCGCTCTACGGCGAGCTGACGAAGAACCTGTCGCCCCAGGCGCGCGCCAACCGTCGCCTGCGCATCGAGCACTTCACGGTCAACCGGCCCGAACAGGTGAAGAAGGCCGCCGAGCTGGGAACCACCGTGAGCATGACCATCGGCCACGTCTATTTCTGGGGCCGCGTCTTCAACGACTACGTGCTGGGCGCAGCCCGCGCGGCTCGCATCGATCCGGCCGCGGCCCTGCTCAAGCAGGGGGTGAAGGTGTCGTTCCACAGCGACTACACCATCACCAGCGTGAGCCCGCTGCGCTACATGATGACCGCCATCAACCGCACGCCCCAGCAGAACCCACCCCAGGTGCTGGGACGGGAGCAGGGCCTCACCATCGATCAGGCGCTGCGCGCCGTGACCATCGATGCCGCGTGGCAGATGTTCATCGACGACAAGGTGGGCAGCCTTGAGCCTGGCAAGTACGCCGATCTGGTGGTGCTCGACCAGAACCCTCGCAAGGTCGACCCGTCGAAGCTCGCGAGCATCGGCATCAAGGCGGTCTACCTGGCAGGCAAGCGGGTGCGCTAGGGCTTCGACGCCCCCTGTCGACAGGCAGGTCTCACGGCCGCCCCGCGCCCCTTTCCGACGGGAGGGATGTGGGGGCGGCCGTGGCGCTTCTGGCGGCCCCTGCTCCCGGCGCCGCGGTGGGCGCACCGCTCGGCGTCGCTGCGGGTGCGCCGCTCGGCGTCGCGACGACCACTTCGACCGCGGTCCCTTCCTCCAGATCGTCGGTCGGGTTGGTGACTATCCTGTCTTTTGGCGACAGCCCTCGGGCCACCTCGATCTCGCTGCCGAGGTCGCGATCGATGACGATGGGCACGAAGTGGATGCGCTCGCCTTCCACCACCGTTGCCACCCGCGTGCCCTGGGCATCGCTCACCAGCGCCGCGGCCGGGACGCGCAGCGGGCGAGCTGAACCGCCACCCTGCAGAACGACCTCGGCGTACATGCCAGGGCGGAGCACGCCGTCTGGGTTCCTCAGATGGATCTCCGCAATCACCGTGCGTGACGCCGGATCGAGGCCACCCGCCACGTGCGCCAGGGTGGCCACGAACCTGCGGTCGGGGAACTCGCGCACCCGCGTCTCGGTTGCGTCTCCGACGTGCAGAAAGGGGATCCAGGTCTCGGGCACGTTCACCATGACGCGCATCACATCGAGGCGCGCGATGCCGAAGAGGCCGGGCGTCGTGCTGCTCGAGGTGGCCACGCTGTCGCCCTTGACGAGCGAGCCGTTGTCGACGCTCCGTGACGTGATGACCCCGTCGAAGGGCGCCACGATCTGCTCGAAGCCGCGCAGCACGGCATATCTCCTGCGATTGGCCTCGCCGGAGGCGCGGCCCGCCTGGGCAGCCCTCAACCCCGCCGCAGACGATCGCAGACCGGCCTGGGCGGCCACGACCTGCTGGCGCGCGGCGGTCTGACTGGCCTGCGCCGAGCGCACGCTGGCATCGGCGGCGGCGCGCGCGGTCTCGGCGGCGCGCAGGTCGGCCTCTGCCCCGCTCACCGCGGTGCGGGCCGCGTCGAGGGCGGCCGCCGTCGCCTCGGCGCTCGACTGGGCTGCGTCTGCGTCCTGCTGGGTCACGAATCCCTGCGCGAGGAGCGATTTGTAGCGCGCCCATGTCCGTGCGGCCAGGATTCGCTGGCTGTCGGCCTTGCGCAGGTTT contains:
- a CDS encoding amidohydrolase, whose amino-acid sequence is MRFPRLLTTLGCLFALTSSSFAAPASPAPVEADAIFTHGTVLPIQPAVEAQALAIRGGQIVAVGTESAIARYKGPSTKIVDLKGKTIMPGFVEPHTHIDVGATNLAMVQCGSEQPGGLPRAQTIARLKAAVTKVPAGGWLLGNGFDPSRTTPLWADLSVHDLDGISTTVPILVLNASGHIAYVNHRAYALAGITDKTPNPPSGRYGHDKQGHLDGRLYEPTSYTAFMAKVPTPSPQELRAQFLRVYKIFNASGVTTVGDLNTGAVAGVAPEVAILRSLAAEAPVRVRCYLAYIALQGKTPPVKPFEGDDKLKFIGLKLTMDGSTQGFTAALTQPYLHTSDKGELDWPSLPKLLASVKPYFDAGWQFSCHANGDRALDQGLALYGELTKNLSPQARANRRLRIEHFTVNRPEQVKKAAELGTTVSMTIGHVYFWGRVFNDYVLGAARAARIDPAAALLKQGVKVSFHSDYTITSVSPLRYMMTAINRTPQQNPPQVLGREQGLTIDQALRAVTIDAAWQMFIDDKVGSLEPGKYADLVVLDQNPRKVDPSKLASIGIKAVYLAGKRVR
- a CDS encoding efflux RND transporter periplasmic adaptor subunit; the encoded protein is MTASHTDPADTQRVEHASEVAPQAPPPDVRRIARWGALALVVLTIVGVVPRLIQRARLRADAEARRNARPTVIIAAPKPAPDAALSLPASIESLTQTTINARTTGYVRNRRVDLGDRVRRGAILAEIEAPDVDRQYDQAQADAERATAGAAQADADLTRQQAALSQSEAQAAAAEAQVAQARANRDTADARVRQARHALEGQRANLRKADSQRILAARTWARYKSLLAQGFVTQQDADAAQSSAEATAAALDAARTAVSGAEADLRAAETARAAADASVRSAQASQTAARQQVVAAQAGLRSSAAGLRAAQAGRASGEANRRRYAVLRGFEQIVAPFDGVITSRSVDNGSLVKGDSVATSSSTTPGLFGIARLDVMRVMVNVPETWIPFLHVGDATETRVREFPDRRFVATLAHVAGGLDPASRTVIAEIHLRNPDGVLRPGMYAEVVLQGGGSARPLRVPAAALVSDAQGTRVATVVEGERIHFVPIVIDRDLGSEIEVARGLSPKDRIVTNPTDDLEEGTAVEVVVATPSGAPAATPSGAPTAAPGAGAARSATAAPTSLPSERGAGRP